CCCTGTGACCCTCGACTACCCCACAGGACGTGCAGTGAGAGATGCAATCACAAACCAGTGTTTcactcattaaaataaaaaactcaGATCATGACTACATTGAAGTCTGATTGTTTTATTGGTTGCCACTCTCCCTCTCCTACAAAGTAAAAAAGTGATAAATTAATCATGGTACATATATAGATGTAATACTGATGAATATATAGCAATACCCTCTTTTCATGCTCGAGCTATTGAATTTCAAGCTTCAGTTTCTTTATTTGCAgttgtttcctcctgcagtccaactCAAGCATGCGCTTGTAAAGGGAACGCACATTGTCTGTTCTAGCCTacacaggggggaaaaaaaacgcatGAAATGGTGAAGCAGTGCGCATGCAGCTTATGAACCCGAAGAGTCAAAGACAAAGCAAAAGTGCACTTTCCGTGTGGGAGGTCCGAGTGGAGGAAGCCGCAGGAGGGGAAGGGGGTTGCTGAAACGCCTCCTAAGGGAGAATGCAAATTACAACTTAAGGACAGTAGAATGACAGAATCTGTGCAGAGGTCTAAATGCCATGCTATACTGTATTATCCTGGGGGAATCACATGTGATGCAATGCATCTACCTGGATGTGCGTGTCAGACAATGCCGACAAAGTGTCCTCACCCAAGTCCTCCTGAACAATAAAGGAATATAGGTAAAGATGCATCAACATTGGGCACACCTAGTCATTTCTGCACTTACCTGTACCTGAGGATCACAGGAGGTGCTGGGCTCTGCAGGTGGCTGGAGCACTTGCATATTACCCCCCTCCACTGCACATAACAcatgaatttgaatttcatgaTTGTACAGCATGATAATTTGTGCAATGTTATTGCAATATTACCCTGCACATAAAGGGTGCACATATCTGAGGCACCAGGGTCTGACCGGACACCACCCTCAACCCCCTCCATGATGGGCCGTCCTACGTTGTTGGCTACTGCCAACTCTTCAGCACGACTGAAGGCTTCCGGAGGTGGCCCTCCACCCGTTGCCTTTATAGAgagctttttcttattagctGTGACACATAGAAACACACTATTATCTGGAGGCTACACACAAATATTTCATAATGAGTATAAATACATAGCCGTACCACTTgtcatgatgtttttatatttcatcctGACTTGCTGCCAAGTACGCTGTGCAGTATTACTGCATCTGGAATCATATCAGTTAAGTTACCATTAGGTTTAAATTCTGAGTAACATCACAGTAATGGAACTTTAGAGAGCGTTACATTACTTAACAGCAAATACTGTAATAGGCTTACTTCTGAATTGTGACGCATTTGTGAGCCTCTgcatttattaacagtatttcagttCTTTTCAGACAACACTTCATAGTCTAATCAGCGatcgtgagatattttagaccaagAATTATTGATCATAGAAATGTACTTACGCATTTACGCGGTCGGCAAttcgttgccaacaagcctgcctgcttttgttggctgcagaGGTGTTGGACTTCCCTTGTATCGTTGATTTGAACTCCTCGTAACCTTGCATGATTATCACGCACTCTGCCTCCGTAAAGTACGGAGCTCGCGCCATGACTCAAACAGTGCCTTGCGCTGCCGATcgtgctccatttatgtgaacgcgcacaagcACCAATTAAGTTAACACCGATTGAACAAagcaacttcttaactggcttcgtagtactgattagccccgattgattcaacctgattttgtcaacCTCGCGTTCGTAAATTACCTTgcggttaagtctgatttggttaaacccccttcgtagtacaggccacagaacTGAATTacatttgtattactgaatcaTTATTTCCCTCTTATCACTCTAAAGTTCCTTTTAAAATCTATATTGTATAAAGCGCTATAActacaataatgataataatgataatgataatgataatgataataataataataataataatgataataataataataataattattattattattattatttaacagaCTTACCTGA
The nucleotide sequence above comes from Paramormyrops kingsleyae isolate MSU_618 chromosome 3, PKINGS_0.4, whole genome shotgun sequence. Encoded proteins:
- the LOC140588318 gene encoding uncharacterized protein isoform X1, giving the protein MARAPYFTEAECVIIMQGYEEFKSTIQGKSNTSAANKSRQACWQRIADRVNACSNTAQRTWQQVRMKYKNIMTSANKKKLSIKATGGGPPPEAFSRAEELAVANNVGRPIMEGVEGGVRSDPGASDMCTLYVQGNIAITLHKLSCCTIMKFKFMCYVQWRGVICKCSSHLQSPAPPVILRYRRTWVRTLCRHCLTRTSRRRFSNPLPLLRLPPLGPPTRKVHFCFVFDSSGS
- the LOC140588318 gene encoding uncharacterized protein isoform X2: MARAPYFTEAECVIIMQGYEEFKSTIQGKSNTSAANKSRQACWQRIADRVNACSNTAQRTWQQVRMKYKNIMTSANKKKLSIKATGGGPPPEAFSRAEELAVANNVGRPIMEGVEGGVRSDPGASDMCTLYVQVEGGNMQVLQPPAEPSTSCDPQVQEDLGEDTLSALSDTHIQEAFQQPPSPPAASSTRTSHTESALLLCL
- the LOC140588318 gene encoding uncharacterized protein isoform X3 translates to MARAPYFTEAECVIIMQGYEEFKSTIQGKSNTSAANKSRQACWQRIADRVNACSNTAQRTWQQVRMKYKNIMTSANKKKLSIKATGGGPPPEAFSRAEELAVANNVGRPIMEGVEGGVRSDPGASDMCTLYVQVEGGNMQVLQPPAEPSTSCDPQVQEAFQQPPSPPAASSTRTSHTESALLLCL